From Halomicrobium salinisoli, the proteins below share one genomic window:
- a CDS encoding DUF5815 family protein, which yields MLDLPCGERVDVHTLDMGQREFDCDCGAAHAVVMDVHPLARFVPEFLVEILTETIETDDDFEEFTTAHAMASVMEEFPDQVESVDVAEDGTVGYALAWVTDFDSRRLHEVIVELIVELMEHAVSHAEDEEVAQQFEAEMLEFDVSTFVEQYRRERDLEDEHDTPI from the coding sequence GTGCTCGACCTCCCCTGCGGCGAGCGCGTGGACGTCCACACGCTGGACATGGGCCAGCGGGAGTTCGACTGCGACTGCGGGGCGGCCCACGCCGTGGTGATGGACGTCCACCCGCTCGCGCGGTTCGTCCCCGAGTTCCTGGTCGAGATCCTCACCGAGACCATCGAGACGGACGACGACTTCGAGGAGTTCACCACCGCGCACGCGATGGCCAGCGTGATGGAGGAGTTCCCCGATCAGGTCGAAAGCGTCGACGTGGCCGAGGACGGCACCGTCGGCTACGCGCTGGCGTGGGTCACCGACTTCGACTCCCGGCGGCTCCACGAGGTCATCGTCGAGCTGATCGTCGAGCTGATGGAGCACGCCGTCAGCCACGCCGAGGACGAGGAGGTCGCCCAGCAGTTCGAGGCGGAGATGCTGGAGTTCGACGTGTCGACCTTCGTCGAGCAGTACCGCCGCGAGCGCGACCTCGAGGACGAGCACGACACCCCGATCTGA
- a CDS encoding DUF6149 family protein: MKLRQNVRHWAAKQALTMPVVGERVNDRLVDMHTDIFLDKADEAHREERRQHLHEFFEVTMDSYVRALEDGLSEAEAREITHVQANFDFYNHGWTEMMEFPVDEVEPHYERHRDFFERYGITIDDPLGEFRPPAGITEAPSTPEKLEAPEHPHAEGGFADDVYVETDDGELVVGGGEEPEDVDPENAPGV; the protein is encoded by the coding sequence ATGAAACTCCGCCAGAACGTCCGCCACTGGGCCGCGAAACAGGCGCTGACGATGCCGGTGGTCGGGGAGCGGGTCAACGACCGCCTGGTGGACATGCACACGGACATCTTCCTGGACAAGGCCGACGAGGCCCACCGGGAGGAGCGCCGCCAGCACCTCCACGAGTTCTTCGAGGTGACCATGGACAGCTACGTCCGGGCGCTGGAAGACGGGCTGAGCGAGGCGGAGGCCCGGGAGATCACCCACGTCCAGGCCAACTTCGACTTCTACAACCACGGCTGGACCGAGATGATGGAGTTCCCCGTCGACGAGGTCGAACCCCACTACGAGCGCCACCGCGACTTCTTCGAGCGCTACGGCATCACCATCGACGACCCGCTGGGCGAGTTCCGCCCGCCCGCGGGCATCACGGAGGCTCCCTCGACGCCCGAGAAGCTCGAGGCCCCCGAGCACCCCCACGCCGAGGGCGGGTTCGCCGACGACGTCTACGTCGAGACCGACGACGGCGAGCTGGTCGTCGGCGGCGGCGAGGAACCTGAGGACGTGGACCCCGAGAACGCGCCGGGCGTCTGA
- a CDS encoding NAD(P)/FAD-dependent oxidoreductase, whose translation MSTSHVIIGDGIAGSSAAETIREADPDADVTVITDEGEALYNRILIKEFAKGKLPEAPISIHEPEWYDERDIDLQLNTHVTGVDTDAHEVHTHEGDVYEYDKLLVATGGTPAQLPVDNADADGVHHFWTFQDARNIKEHAEDTENGIIVGAGLLGLDLAAICGAQEIDAHYLMRGNRWWRYALSLDGAEILHDAMREKGVEPVFESGVDRFEVDDEGHIEAAVDPDGNRYEGDWAGVAIGLDFNTEFLSDTPVETDDGIVVDEYMRTGVEDVYAAGDITQFHDVILGERAQNGAWGSAKEQGSVAGTNMVADSDAEVDGTVDEEEFRWVSTYSVTHFDFPFLSFGHPTLGDEDAERKYGEREWRRLAFKDGKLVGGVLIGDLSQQSKFKKLIREERPVADQKELLLEQDVDMEALNEVAPAQAE comes from the coding sequence ATGAGCACGTCGCACGTGATAATCGGGGACGGCATCGCGGGTTCCTCCGCGGCAGAGACGATCCGCGAGGCCGATCCGGACGCCGACGTCACGGTCATCACGGACGAGGGGGAGGCCCTCTACAATCGGATTCTCATCAAGGAGTTCGCGAAGGGCAAGCTTCCGGAAGCGCCCATCTCCATCCACGAGCCCGAGTGGTACGACGAGCGGGACATCGACCTCCAGCTCAACACCCACGTGACTGGCGTCGACACCGACGCTCACGAGGTTCACACCCACGAGGGCGACGTCTACGAGTACGACAAGCTACTCGTGGCCACGGGCGGGACGCCCGCCCAGCTCCCGGTCGACAACGCGGACGCCGACGGCGTCCACCACTTCTGGACGTTCCAGGACGCCCGGAACATCAAGGAACACGCCGAGGACACGGAGAACGGCATCATCGTCGGCGCGGGCCTGCTCGGGCTGGACCTCGCGGCGATCTGCGGCGCCCAGGAGATCGACGCCCACTACCTGATGCGCGGCAACCGCTGGTGGCGCTACGCGCTCTCGCTGGACGGCGCCGAGATCCTCCACGACGCCATGCGCGAGAAGGGCGTCGAGCCCGTCTTCGAGTCCGGCGTCGACCGCTTCGAGGTCGACGACGAGGGACACATCGAGGCCGCCGTCGATCCCGACGGCAACCGCTACGAGGGCGACTGGGCCGGCGTCGCCATCGGCCTGGACTTCAACACGGAGTTCCTCAGCGACACCCCGGTCGAGACGGACGACGGCATCGTCGTCGACGAGTACATGCGCACCGGCGTCGAGGACGTCTACGCCGCGGGCGACATCACGCAGTTCCACGACGTCATCCTCGGCGAGCGCGCGCAGAACGGCGCCTGGGGCTCCGCCAAGGAGCAGGGCAGCGTCGCCGGCACCAACATGGTCGCCGACAGCGACGCCGAGGTCGACGGCACCGTCGACGAGGAGGAGTTCCGCTGGGTCTCGACGTACTCGGTCACCCACTTCGACTTCCCCTTCCTCTCCTTCGGCCACCCGACCCTGGGCGACGAGGACGCCGAGCGCAAGTACGGCGAGCGGGAGTGGCGTCGCCTCGCCTTCAAGGACGGCAAGCTCGTCGGCGGCGTGCTCATCGGCGACCTCTCCCAGCAGTCGAAGTTCAAGAAGCTCATCCGCGAGGAGCGGCCCGTCGCGGACCAGAAGGAACTGCTGCTCGAGCAGGACGTCGACATGGAAGCGCTGAACGAGGTCGCGCCCGCGCAGGCCGAGTGA
- a CDS encoding Lrp/AsnC family transcriptional regulator has product MDDLDREILGILRRDSRTPYTEIADRVGTSEGTVRNRVERLIDEGVIERFTIATQTGNVKAMIEVSVDVDVDTHAVSGQIAEWPEVDFVWQVSGEEDIVFVADCADTQGVNDLITQARELEEVVSTKTRLILNEQLGGQ; this is encoded by the coding sequence ATGGACGACCTCGACCGAGAGATCCTGGGCATCCTCCGGCGGGACTCCCGAACCCCCTACACGGAGATCGCGGACCGGGTGGGCACCTCCGAGGGGACCGTCCGCAACCGCGTGGAACGGCTCATCGACGAGGGCGTCATCGAGCGGTTCACCATCGCTACGCAGACGGGGAACGTCAAAGCGATGATCGAGGTCAGCGTCGACGTCGACGTCGACACCCACGCCGTCAGCGGACAGATCGCCGAGTGGCCGGAGGTCGACTTCGTCTGGCAGGTCTCCGGCGAGGAGGACATCGTCTTCGTCGCCGACTGCGCCGACACCCAGGGCGTCAACGACCTGATCACCCAGGCCCGGGAGCTCGAGGAGGTCGTGAGCACCAAAACGCGCCTGATTCTGAACGAGCAGCTGGGCGGGCAGTGA
- a CDS encoding NAD(P)/FAD-dependent oxidoreductase, whose protein sequence is MIGVVGGGIAGLAAAYRLQQRGRDVRVFEAGDQVGGLAATYETAGDPIEKFYHHLSKSEQTIVDLAEDLGLGEAVEWRIGENAYYVDGTVHPMDKPWEILAFPHLSVYDKFRLAMLTLDVDVRGGVPSFDTYERLEDFEDVRAVDFIREHTTERVYRNFFEPLLDAKFGERKDEVSAAWLLGRIKFRGERDILKGEILGYFEGGFGRLLDALLEAVGRETVTTGARVQDLDVSGGAVSSMTVETAAGTETHDVDGVVVATMPHVLEALTGYACDIDFQGTVCSVISMDEPLTDTYWLNVADEAPFGALIEHTNFVPPERYGGRESSDSRAHQNSESSEDGEHLLYAVSYVQDTDDPLWQQDDDGVEETWLEGIEDLFPAFDRESVNWIETARNPRTAPVYERGYLDMVVPYDLSEEVADGVYYAGMASRAQYPERSLNGGVVAGFECADRIAGAGAFDPEADRVASPSDD, encoded by the coding sequence GGATTGGCTGCGGCCTACCGCCTCCAGCAGCGCGGTCGTGACGTCCGGGTCTTCGAGGCCGGCGACCAGGTCGGCGGCCTGGCGGCGACCTACGAGACGGCCGGCGACCCGATCGAGAAGTTCTACCACCACCTCTCGAAGTCCGAGCAGACCATCGTCGACCTCGCCGAGGACCTGGGCCTGGGCGAGGCCGTCGAGTGGCGCATCGGCGAGAACGCCTACTACGTCGACGGGACGGTCCACCCCATGGACAAACCCTGGGAGATCCTGGCCTTCCCGCATCTCTCGGTGTACGACAAGTTCCGGCTGGCGATGCTCACCCTCGACGTCGACGTCCGCGGCGGCGTTCCCTCCTTCGACACCTACGAGCGGCTGGAGGACTTCGAGGACGTCCGCGCCGTCGACTTCATCCGCGAGCACACGACCGAGCGCGTCTACCGGAACTTCTTCGAGCCCCTGCTCGACGCCAAGTTCGGCGAGCGCAAGGACGAGGTCAGCGCCGCGTGGCTGCTCGGTCGCATCAAGTTCCGCGGCGAGCGGGACATCCTCAAGGGGGAGATCCTCGGCTACTTCGAGGGGGGCTTCGGCCGATTGCTGGACGCCCTCCTCGAGGCCGTCGGCCGGGAGACCGTCACGACTGGCGCGCGCGTGCAGGACCTCGACGTCTCCGGCGGGGCCGTCTCCTCGATGACCGTCGAGACGGCCGCGGGCACCGAGACCCACGACGTCGACGGGGTCGTCGTCGCGACGATGCCCCACGTGCTGGAGGCGCTGACGGGCTACGCCTGCGACATCGACTTCCAGGGGACGGTCTGCTCGGTCATCAGCATGGACGAGCCGCTGACCGACACCTACTGGCTCAACGTCGCGGACGAGGCGCCCTTTGGCGCGCTCATCGAGCACACCAACTTCGTCCCGCCGGAGCGCTACGGCGGTCGCGAATCGTCCGATTCGCGAGCACATCAGAACTCGGAGAGTTCTGAGGACGGCGAACACCTCCTGTACGCCGTCAGCTACGTGCAGGACACCGACGACCCGCTGTGGCAGCAGGACGACGACGGGGTCGAGGAGACGTGGCTCGAGGGCATCGAGGACCTCTTCCCCGCCTTCGACCGCGAGAGCGTCAACTGGATCGAGACGGCCCGCAACCCCCGGACAGCGCCCGTCTACGAGCGGGGGTACCTCGACATGGTCGTCCCGTACGACCTCTCCGAGGAGGTCGCCGACGGCGTCTACTACGCCGGGATGGCCTCCCGCGCCCAGTACCCCGAGCGCAGCCTCAACGGCGGCGTCGTCGCCGGCTTCGAGTGTGCGGATCGGATCGCCGGGGCGGGCGCGTTCGACCCCGAGGCAGACCGCGTGGCCAGTCCGTCGGACGACTGA
- a CDS encoding DUF7124 domain-containing protein has translation MNGGSGDMTLAFELAALKELAYPDAVFTDARQWSEYVGVISEKPTYVVTNFCRKHRIRQDFFSGPRGREESLENVKEQFGTDRHVFIGTEDEDADLAERAGWEYLSVEDAAEAADWDLGDPDPPETTQGGDQREDWP, from the coding sequence ATGAACGGCGGCAGCGGCGACATGACCCTCGCGTTCGAGCTGGCCGCGCTGAAGGAACTGGCGTACCCGGACGCCGTGTTCACGGACGCGCGCCAGTGGTCGGAGTACGTCGGCGTCATCTCCGAGAAACCCACCTACGTGGTGACCAACTTCTGCCGGAAGCACCGCATCCGGCAGGACTTCTTCTCCGGCCCGCGCGGGCGCGAGGAGAGCCTCGAGAACGTCAAGGAACAGTTCGGGACCGATCGGCACGTCTTCATCGGGACCGAAGACGAGGACGCCGACCTCGCCGAGCGGGCCGGCTGGGAGTACCTCTCCGTCGAGGACGCGGCCGAGGCGGCCGACTGGGATCTGGGCGACCCCGACCCGCCCGAGACGACACAGGGCGGCGACCAGCGCGAGGACTGGCCCTAG
- the carB gene encoding carbamoyl-phosphate synthase large subunit has protein sequence MTEGEDRTILLIGSGPIKIGQAAEFDYSGAQACRALQEEGARVVLVNSNPATIMTDPEMADKVYLEPINTEAIAEIIRKEQPDGVIAGLGGQTGLNVTAELAEEGVLEEHDVEIMGTPLDTIYATEDRDLFRQRMRELDEPVARSTTISLDEGEIVSELGTDDLRERVDAAVDEVGGLPVIARTTYTLGGSGSGVVHDIDKLYERVRKGLRLSRNDEVLITESIEGWVELEYEVMRDADDSCIIICNMENIDPMGIHTGESTVVTPSQVIPDEGHQDMRDVALKVIRDLGIQGGCNIQFAWRDDGTPGGEYRVVEVNPRVSRSSALASKATGYPIARVTAKVALGKRLHEIDNEITGETTAAFEPAIDYIVTKVPRWPKDKFPDTDFELTTAMKSTGEAMAIGRTFPESLLKALRSSEYDPAVDWGEVDDDELESEYLERPSPDRPYAVFEAFARGYTVDEINELTDIREWYLERFQQIADAAEAAQDGDFPTAAEAGFTDQEISAIGGGEFDDTHASWLPEGDLSEKGEAETPAADGGAVSVDQVETETVDRDFKLVDTCAGEFEATTPYYYSSRDPHSELDRDELQVDRDVESVVVVGGGPIRIGQGVEFDYCSVHAVRALEEQGIEAHVVNNNPETVSTDYDTSDGLFFEPITAEEVADVVEATDADGVMVQFGGQTSVDIGHPLEQELDRRDLDCDILGTSVDAMDLAEDRDRFNRLMADLGIAQAEGGSATSEEEALELAHDIGYPVLVRPSYVLGGRAMDVVYNDDDLKTYIEEAIRVSPDNPILVDEFLADAVELDVDAVADEDDVLIGGVMEHVETAGVHSGDSACMIPPRSPEIKEVMPRIREVVEDIADALDTVGLLNVQLAVRDGEVYVLEANPRSSRTVPFIAKTTGVPLAKIAAKVMAGADLSELDYEEHIPEQVSVKEVVLPFDRLPNSDPRLGPEMKSTGEVMGTAGSFGKAYQKAQQSVGKPIPLEGTAVVDLPVLGFEEHLDVKDFEDFEDVDAIIQGIQDGEIDLVVSRDRDVLEACVEEEVTYFSTLESAEAALEAINSADEPLSVQDIASRPKSQREWGEE, from the coding sequence ATGACAGAGGGAGAGGACCGTACGATCCTGCTGATCGGCAGCGGCCCGATCAAGATCGGACAGGCCGCCGAGTTCGACTACTCCGGGGCGCAGGCGTGTCGCGCGCTGCAGGAGGAGGGCGCGCGGGTCGTCCTCGTCAACTCGAACCCGGCGACGATCATGACCGACCCGGAGATGGCCGACAAGGTGTACCTCGAGCCCATCAACACCGAGGCCATCGCCGAGATCATCCGCAAGGAGCAGCCCGACGGCGTCATCGCCGGGCTGGGCGGCCAGACCGGCCTGAACGTCACGGCCGAACTGGCCGAGGAGGGCGTCCTCGAGGAGCACGACGTCGAGATCATGGGGACGCCGCTGGACACCATCTACGCCACCGAGGACCGCGACCTGTTCCGCCAGCGGATGCGCGAACTGGACGAGCCCGTCGCCAGGTCCACGACGATCTCCCTGGACGAGGGCGAGATCGTCTCCGAACTCGGCACCGATGACCTCCGCGAGCGCGTCGACGCGGCCGTCGACGAGGTCGGCGGCCTGCCGGTCATCGCCCGCACCACCTACACGCTGGGCGGGTCCGGCTCCGGCGTCGTCCACGACATCGACAAACTGTACGAGCGGGTCCGCAAGGGCCTGCGCCTCTCCCGGAACGACGAGGTCCTCATCACCGAGTCCATCGAGGGCTGGGTCGAACTCGAGTACGAGGTGATGCGGGACGCCGACGACTCCTGTATCATCATCTGCAACATGGAGAACATCGACCCGATGGGGATCCACACCGGCGAGTCGACGGTCGTCACGCCGTCGCAGGTCATCCCCGACGAGGGCCACCAGGACATGCGCGACGTCGCGCTGAAGGTGATCCGCGATCTGGGCATCCAGGGCGGCTGTAACATCCAGTTCGCCTGGCGCGACGACGGCACCCCCGGCGGCGAGTACCGCGTCGTCGAGGTCAACCCGCGCGTCTCGCGGTCCTCCGCGCTGGCCTCGAAGGCGACCGGCTACCCGATCGCCCGCGTCACGGCGAAGGTCGCGCTGGGCAAGCGCCTCCACGAGATCGACAACGAGATCACCGGCGAGACCACCGCCGCCTTCGAGCCCGCGATCGACTACATCGTGACCAAGGTGCCGCGGTGGCCCAAGGACAAGTTCCCGGACACGGACTTCGAGCTCACCACTGCGATGAAGTCGACGGGCGAGGCGATGGCCATCGGCCGGACCTTCCCCGAGTCGCTGCTGAAGGCGCTGCGCTCCTCCGAGTACGACCCCGCCGTCGACTGGGGCGAGGTCGACGACGACGAACTCGAATCGGAGTACCTCGAGCGCCCCTCGCCGGACCGTCCCTACGCCGTCTTCGAGGCCTTCGCCCGCGGCTACACGGTCGACGAGATCAACGAGCTGACGGACATCCGCGAGTGGTACCTCGAGCGCTTCCAGCAGATCGCCGACGCCGCCGAGGCCGCCCAGGACGGCGACTTCCCGACCGCGGCCGAGGCCGGCTTCACCGACCAGGAGATCAGCGCCATCGGCGGCGGCGAGTTCGACGACACGCACGCCTCCTGGCTCCCCGAGGGCGACCTCTCCGAGAAGGGCGAGGCCGAGACGCCCGCCGCCGACGGCGGCGCCGTCAGCGTCGACCAGGTCGAGACCGAGACCGTCGACCGCGACTTCAAACTGGTCGACACCTGCGCTGGCGAGTTCGAGGCCACGACGCCGTACTACTACTCCTCCCGGGACCCGCACTCGGAGCTGGACCGCGACGAGCTCCAGGTCGACCGCGACGTCGAGAGCGTCGTGGTCGTCGGCGGCGGCCCGATCCGCATCGGGCAGGGCGTCGAGTTCGACTACTGCTCGGTCCACGCCGTCCGCGCGCTGGAGGAGCAGGGCATCGAGGCCCACGTCGTCAACAACAACCCCGAGACCGTCTCGACCGACTACGACACCTCCGACGGCCTGTTCTTCGAGCCGATCACGGCCGAGGAGGTCGCCGACGTCGTCGAGGCGACCGACGCCGACGGCGTGATGGTCCAGTTCGGCGGCCAGACCTCCGTCGACATCGGCCACCCGCTGGAGCAGGAACTCGACCGCCGCGACCTCGACTGTGACATCCTCGGCACCTCCGTCGACGCGATGGACCTCGCCGAGGACCGCGACCGCTTCAACCGCCTGATGGCCGACCTGGGCATCGCCCAGGCCGAGGGCGGCTCCGCGACCAGCGAGGAGGAGGCCCTCGAACTGGCCCACGACATCGGCTACCCCGTGCTGGTCCGCCCGAGCTACGTGCTCGGCGGCCGCGCGATGGACGTCGTCTACAACGACGACGACCTGAAGACCTACATCGAGGAGGCCATCCGGGTCTCGCCGGACAACCCCATCCTCGTCGACGAGTTCCTCGCCGACGCCGTGGAACTGGACGTCGACGCCGTGGCCGACGAGGACGACGTCCTCATCGGCGGCGTGATGGAGCACGTCGAGACCGCCGGCGTCCACTCCGGCGACTCGGCCTGCATGATCCCGCCGCGCTCCCCGGAGATCAAGGAGGTCATGCCGCGCATCCGCGAGGTCGTCGAGGACATCGCCGACGCGCTGGACACCGTCGGCCTGCTGAACGTCCAGCTGGCCGTCCGCGACGGCGAGGTGTACGTGCTCGAGGCCAACCCGCGCTCCTCGCGCACCGTGCCGTTCATCGCCAAGACAACCGGCGTCCCGCTGGCCAAGATCGCCGCGAAGGTCATGGCCGGCGCCGACCTCTCGGAACTGGACTACGAGGAGCACATCCCCGAGCAGGTCTCCGTCAAGGAGGTCGTCCTGCCCTTCGACCGCCTGCCGAACTCGGACCCGCGGCTGGGCCCCGAGATGAAGTCCACCGGCGAGGTCATGGGCACCGCCGGCTCCTTCGGCAAGGCCTACCAGAAGGCCCAGCAGTCCGTCGGCAAGCCGATCCCCCTCGAGGGCACCGCCGTCGTCGACCTGCCGGTGCTCGGCTTCGAGGAGCACCTCGACGTCAAGGACTTCGAGGACTTCGAGGACGTCGACGCCATCATCCAGGGCATCCAGGACGGCGAGATCGACCTGGTCGTCTCCCGCGACCGCGACGTTCTGGAGGCCTGCGTCGAGGAGGAAGTCACCTACTTCTCGACGCTCGAGTCCGCCGAGGCCGCGCTCGAGGCGATCAACTCCGCCGACGAGCCCCTGTCCGTCCAGGACATCGCCTCCCGGCCCAAGTCCCAGCGCGAGTGGGGCGAGGAGTAA
- a CDS encoding histidine kinase N-terminal 7TM domain-containing protein, protein MAAPTELIGGVLAFLSIPAAALVVLARNNLTRPGARGFVITVVGWAGWSIVVGLRLIVESAALARTLNSFAVVFLSTTVLGWAFLVAEYVRGRRIELTRRRLAAWLAIPVGLSIVAFTNPAHSLIWGEATRTAPHGTIDVAHGPAFTVAAAYWFLLSEGAALWLARDVLRSGGLSRRQGIALLIGHLVTVPFAYDVFGAFPLAPHADLSPVGFFLGSVVWWAALFRYGTVELAPIVREATLDEMRDAVVALDNDDVVVDVNSAASELFRTDGDAVGRPARRLFAEFEPLADCVLDDRPVETPLTLLVDGDRRHFQVTVSPVTAGGVTRGRLVVIRDVTELIHREKELATAKQVLSRVFRHDIRNDLTVIRGYAELIAERTAGETARMARTISETTEELAATANKARRIERTLEEPTEAIDLEVTSLLESSVESVRACHPDATYDVDLPAELWVHASTDLEAAFRNAVENAVVHNDGQDPTVRIRTRQQNGRVVVTVADDGPGIPDEELEVLERREEAPLSHASGVGLWLMTAIVERSDGDVAFDTGADGTAVTFCLPAATDRDRSERERPSDETAADQSDRAEPV, encoded by the coding sequence ATGGCAGCGCCGACGGAACTCATCGGTGGCGTGTTAGCTTTCCTCTCGATCCCAGCGGCGGCGCTGGTCGTGCTGGCGCGGAACAACCTCACGCGCCCCGGTGCGAGGGGGTTCGTGATCACCGTCGTCGGCTGGGCCGGGTGGTCGATCGTCGTGGGCCTCCGGTTGATCGTCGAGAGCGCGGCCCTGGCGCGGACGCTCAACAGCTTCGCGGTCGTCTTCCTCAGTACGACGGTGCTGGGATGGGCGTTCCTCGTCGCCGAGTACGTTCGCGGCCGGCGGATCGAACTGACCCGACGCCGCCTGGCCGCCTGGCTGGCGATTCCCGTCGGGCTCTCGATAGTGGCGTTCACCAATCCCGCTCACTCGCTGATCTGGGGGGAGGCGACCCGGACGGCCCCGCACGGGACGATCGACGTCGCTCACGGACCCGCGTTCACCGTCGCGGCCGCCTACTGGTTCCTGCTCTCCGAGGGAGCGGCGCTCTGGCTGGCCCGCGACGTGCTGCGGTCCGGGGGCCTCTCTCGTCGCCAGGGGATCGCGCTGCTGATCGGTCACCTCGTCACCGTCCCGTTCGCCTACGACGTGTTCGGCGCGTTCCCGCTGGCGCCCCACGCCGACCTGAGCCCGGTCGGGTTCTTCCTCGGTAGCGTCGTCTGGTGGGCGGCGCTGTTCCGGTACGGGACGGTCGAGCTGGCGCCCATCGTGCGGGAGGCCACCCTCGACGAGATGCGCGACGCCGTCGTGGCCCTCGACAACGACGACGTGGTCGTCGACGTCAACAGCGCCGCGTCGGAGCTGTTCCGCACCGACGGCGACGCCGTCGGGCGGCCGGCGCGACGGCTGTTCGCCGAGTTCGAGCCGCTCGCCGACTGCGTGCTCGACGACCGCCCGGTCGAGACCCCGCTCACCCTCCTCGTCGACGGCGACAGGCGCCACTTCCAGGTGACCGTGTCGCCGGTCACCGCCGGCGGCGTCACCCGCGGTCGGCTCGTCGTCATCCGCGACGTGACCGAGCTGATCCACCGGGAGAAGGAACTCGCGACGGCCAAGCAGGTTCTCAGCCGCGTGTTCCGTCACGACATCCGCAACGACCTGACGGTCATCCGCGGCTACGCCGAGCTGATCGCGGAGCGGACGGCCGGCGAGACGGCCCGCATGGCGCGGACGATCAGCGAGACGACCGAGGAGCTGGCGGCGACCGCCAACAAGGCCCGCCGCATCGAGCGGACGCTCGAGGAGCCGACCGAGGCCATCGACCTCGAGGTGACGTCGCTGCTGGAGAGCAGCGTCGAGTCGGTCCGCGCGTGTCACCCCGACGCGACCTACGACGTCGACCTGCCGGCGGAGCTGTGGGTCCACGCCTCGACCGACCTGGAGGCGGCGTTCAGGAACGCCGTCGAGAACGCCGTCGTCCACAACGACGGTCAGGACCCGACGGTCAGGATCCGCACCCGTCAGCAGAACGGCCGCGTGGTCGTGACGGTGGCCGACGACGGGCCGGGGATCCCCGACGAGGAGCTCGAAGTCCTCGAACGGCGCGAGGAGGCGCCGCTGTCACACGCCAGCGGCGTCGGGCTCTGGCTCATGACCGCCATCGTCGAGCGCTCCGACGGCGACGTCGCCTTCGACACCGGCGCCGACGGGACGGCCGTCACGTTCTGCCTGCCGGCGGCGACGGACCGGGACCGATCCGAGCGCGAGCGGCCGTCGGACGAGACGGCCGCTGACCAGTCCGATCGGGCAGAGCCGGTCTGA
- the carA gene encoding glutamine-hydrolyzing carbamoyl-phosphate synthase small subunit, with protein sequence MTDAYVALEGERVIEGRCRAPGTARGEIVFTTAYTGYEESLTDPSYEEQVLTFSYPLIGNYGVREERFESDRVHPRASVAREFTDDVAEWLASEGVPAVDHVDTRDVVTEIRDEGAMKCGISAGPDASEEEALEQLAQCKHMSDHTDIGAQVSVDEHELHNAEGEGPSVALIDCGAKGSIVESLVERDATVHVLPYDATPGDVEELDPDVLFISNGPGDPVNFEQTGELVEQKVGEVPLAGICLGQQVVANALGGDTEKMEFGHRGVNQPVRDLRTDRVVMTTQNHGYTVADPGEKLEVTQINVNDDTPEGLENDDLDIITRQYHPEANPGPNDSKNFFDDVLAMAEE encoded by the coding sequence ATGACGGACGCATACGTCGCACTGGAGGGCGAGCGCGTTATCGAGGGCCGCTGCCGCGCCCCGGGCACCGCTCGCGGCGAGATCGTGTTCACGACGGCCTACACCGGCTACGAGGAGAGCCTGACCGACCCCAGCTACGAGGAACAGGTCCTGACGTTCTCCTACCCGCTGATCGGCAACTACGGCGTCCGGGAGGAGCGCTTCGAGTCCGACCGCGTCCACCCCCGCGCGTCGGTCGCCCGCGAGTTCACCGACGACGTCGCCGAGTGGCTCGCAAGCGAGGGCGTCCCCGCCGTCGACCACGTCGACACCCGCGACGTCGTCACCGAGATCCGCGACGAGGGCGCGATGAAGTGCGGTATCTCCGCCGGCCCGGACGCCAGCGAGGAGGAGGCCCTCGAACAGCTGGCCCAGTGCAAGCACATGTCCGACCACACCGACATCGGCGCGCAGGTCAGCGTCGACGAGCACGAACTCCACAACGCCGAGGGCGAGGGCCCGTCCGTCGCGCTGATCGACTGCGGCGCCAAGGGCTCCATCGTCGAGTCCCTCGTCGAGCGCGACGCCACCGTCCACGTCCTGCCTTACGACGCCACCCCCGGGGACGTCGAGGAACTGGACCCGGACGTCCTGTTCATCTCGAACGGTCCCGGCGACCCCGTCAACTTCGAGCAGACCGGCGAGCTCGTCGAACAGAAGGTCGGTGAGGTCCCGCTGGCCGGCATCTGCCTGGGCCAGCAGGTCGTCGCCAACGCGCTCGGCGGCGACACCGAGAAGATGGAGTTCGGCCACCGCGGCGTCAACCAGCCCGTCCGCGACCTCCGGACCGACCGCGTGGTCATGACCACCCAGAACCACGGTTACACCGTCGCCGACCCCGGCGAGAAGCTCGAGGTCACCCAGATCAACGTCAACGACGACACCCCCGAGGGGCTGGAGAACGACGACCTCGACATCATCACCCGCCAGTACCACCCCGAGGCCAACCCCGGCCCCAACGACTCGAAGAACTTCTTCGACGACGTGCTGGCGATGGCCGAGGAGTAG